The following coding sequences lie in one Chelonoidis abingdonii isolate Lonesome George chromosome 6, CheloAbing_2.0, whole genome shotgun sequence genomic window:
- the KCNV2 gene encoding potassium voltage-gated channel subfamily V member 2, with the protein MLKFNQRRPFPFSDCKGREGAATNIVPPETNAGEEKEIMRSQMKSGVSATATWASQAVLPVGTEGNYHYYVDEEEEEEEDERQPQNSSQEGSKFSIPFPNPPAFSSRTAASAPSMLNINVGGKSYRLTYQAVAVYPKTRLGRLATSTDRSRQLGLCDDYAVQGDEYFFDRDPAVFQLVYNFYASGVLQVRDEQCPLSFLEELSYWGVRLKYTPRCCRICFEERRDELSEQLKVQRELRAQAESQESEQLFQHMRYYGPQRWRLWNLMEKPFSSVSAKAMGVASSLFVLISVVALALNTMEEMQQVDRRSGESRPMLEHVETLCIAFFTLEYLLRLVSTPDLRRFASSPLNAVDLIAILPLYLQLLLECFADDDQPRGRGSQHEHDIEKVGRVSKVGQVLRIMRLMRIFRILKLARHSTGLRAFGFTLRQCYQQVGCLLLFIAMGIFAFSAMVYSVEHDVSSTNFTSIPHAWWWAAVSISTVGYGDMCPETHLGCLFAFLCIAFGIILNGMPISILYNKFSDYYSKLKAYEYTAVRKERSKINFTRRARKKMSKCCGEGPTHYLPRPRYN; encoded by the exons ATGTTGAAGTTTAACCAAAGAAGACCATTCCCATTCTCAGACTgtaagggaagggaaggagctgcAACAAATATTGTTCCCCCAGAAACCAATgcgggagaggagaaagaaataaTGCGCTCACAGATGAAGAGTGGGGTTTCTGCTACTGCTACATGGGCCTCTCAGGCTGTGCTGCCTGTGGGAACTGAGGGGAACTACCACTATTAtgtggatgaggaggaggaagaggaggaagatgaaaGGCAGCCGCAAAATTCCTCTCAGGAGGGAAGCAAGTTCTCGATACCCTTTCCCAACCCCCCTGCCTTCTCCTCCAGAACAGCAGCATCTGCTCCTTCCATGCTGAACATAAATGTAGGTGGCAAAAGTTACCGCCTCACCTACCAGGCAGTGGCCGTCTACCCCAAGACCCGTCTGGGCCGCTTGGCCACTTCCACCGATCGCAGTCGCCAGCTGGGTCTGTGCGATGACTATGCGGTTCAGGGGGATGAGTACTTCTTTGATCGGGACCCCGCTGTCTTCCAGCTGGTCTACAACTTCTATGCCTCTGGGGTGCTGCAGGTGCGAGATGAGCAGTGCCCACTCAGCTTCCTGGAGGAGCTGAGCTACTGGGGGGTGCGGCTCAAATATACACCACGCTGCTGCCGCATCTGCTTCGAGGAGCGGCGTGACGAGCTGAGCGAGCAGCTGAAGGTGCAGCGGGAACTGCGTGCTCAAGCAGAGTCCCAGGAGAGTGAGCAGCTCTTCCAACACATGCGCTACTATGGCCCCCAGCGCTGGCGCCTCTGGAACCTGATGGAGAAGCCCTTCTCCTCTGTCAGCGCCAAGGCTATGGGGGTGGCTTCCAGCCTTTTTGTACTCATCTCTGTGGTGGCACTGGCTCTCAACACCatggaggagatgcagcaggTGGACAGGAGAAGCGGAGAGAGTCGCCCTATGCTGGAGCACGTTGAGACACTGTGCATTGCCTTCTTCACCCTGGAGTATCTGCTGCGGCTGGTCTCCACCCCAGACCTGCGCCGCTTCGCGAGCAGCCCCCTCAATGCCGTGGATCTCATTGCCATCCTCCCACTTtacctccagctgctgctggagtgctTTGCCGACGACGACCAGCCTCGGGGCCGGGGCTCTCAGCACGAGCATGACATTGAGAAGGTGGGACGGGTGAGCAAAGTAGGACAAGTGCTGCGCATCATGCGCCTGATGCGGATCTTCCGCATCCTCAAGCTGGCCCGGCACTCCACAGGCCTGCGCGCCTTCGGCTTTACCCTGCGCCAGTGCTACCAACAAGTGGGCTGCCTCTTGCTCTTCATTGCCATGGGCATCTTCGCCTTCTCCGCCATGGTCTACTCTGTGGAGCACGACGTCTCCAGTACCAACTTCACCAGCATCCCCCATGCTTGGTGGTGGGCTGCT GTCAGCATCTCTACAGTGGGCTATGGTGACATGTGTCCAGAAACTCACCTCGGGTGCCtatttgctttcctctgcattgCTTTTGGAATAATTCTGAATGGAATGCCCATCTCCATCCTCTACAATAAATTCTCAGACTATTACAGCAAACTGAAGGCCTATGAATATACAGCTGTAAGGAAGGAAAGAAGCAAGATTAACTTTACACGAAGAGCCAGGAAGAAAATGTCCAAGTGCTGTGGAGAAGGCCCAACCCATTATTTACCAAGGCCTAGATACAATTAA